The genome window ATCCGAGGTCGTTGCAAACAGATCAGTCAAACAGATCAATTGATCACTGCTCGATCCAGCGGCGACATGCCCTGGCCAACGCACGATAAAAATGGTGATTAGTTACTAACCAATTTCACGATAAAACTACGCATCGCGATCGGACCGTGATTACCTTGTATTGCAATCGGTCCCGTCGCGGATTCCTTTTTGAGCGGATGCGCGCGTGTCGGGCCAGTGACCTCGACGTCCTGCTGCACAAGCTGCCCATTCAGATGCACTGAAATGAAGCGCGCATGTTCGGTTTTTAAACCATCCGCATCAAAGCGAGGCGCACGAAATTTAATATCCAAACGCTGCCACTCGCCGGGGGCTTTGGTGGCATTGATGAGTGGCGGCACGCCCTCGTAGCCTTTTGGATCGTGTCCGGGCTCTTTGTGATATCGCTGGTAGACGCCTCCCATATCGCTGAATTCCAGATGTTCCACGCCGTAGCTGTCGAAGATCTGTATTTCATAGCAGCCCATGAGATACACGCCCGCATTCGCCCCTTTAGGGATCATGAATTCGAGGTTCAGTTCGAGATCCCCATAGCTATCTCGGGTGAACAAACAGGGAAGCTTCCCAGTCTTTTTATTGGCATTCAACAATATGTGCCCGGACGGGTCTGCATGGCTGACGAACTGGCTTGGCTCGGCTGCACTCATGGCAATCTCATCAACCAGATGCCACTGCTTCGTCGGGCGAAAGTTGCTGAGCACATCGCCAGTGATGAGCTCTTCAGCGTGAGTCGCCCCCAGAGCCAGTAGAATGCATCCTGCCGTTAATAGAGTTTTTTTAAGATTCATTTTTTAATTTCGGGTTCAGCATTTCTAGGCCTAGACTGACAAATCTTCGACGCGGAAGCCTGCACGGGCTTCGGTCTGTAAGAGTGCATTTGCCTCGTCATTGTTAGTAATCGTCATGGTCTTTGCATCGTATTCGATGGTTTTTCCAGTGCGAATCGCCAATGTGCCTAGGGCAATAGTTTCAGTGAGCGGCCCTGCGTAATCAAAACTGGAGCCCGGCTTCGGCCCCTCTCCCTTGATCGCTCGAATCCACTCATCCATTTGTGAGCCCTTGATGCGCGGATACACTTTAGCAGGACGTATCGAAGGTGTTTTGCGGAAGTCCTGCCACAGCGATTCCGGATACAAACGAGGGCTATTGGGGCGCATACCGGAATGAAAAATAATTCCTTTTGAACCGATCATCATCAAACCACCCGCTGAGCTGAGCTCCGTATCACCAAGCATTTCGGGCTTCGGAGGCATCTTGGGGCCTTCATACCATGTGAGCGGCACATCCTTCTTCGCAGCCTTGGAATACGCAGTATATTTGACCACCGAACCCGCAGGGGTGTAGATCTCATTGACATGATCCACTTCGATGTCGACACGCGTGGGAATCTCTAAGTCCAACGCCCAGAACGGGGAATCGATGGTATGACAGCCAATGTCGCCGAGCGCGCCCATACCAAACTTCCACCAGCCACGCCAGTAGAGTGGGTGATAAGCGCCGGTCGCATAAGGCGGAGCATCCACAACAGGCCCTACCCACAAATCCCAATCCACATTGGCTGGCACTGGGTCCGCTGGCGGATATTCCATTCGCTCGCCTCTGAAACCGACCCCCGAATTGGGACGATTGGTCCAGGCGACCACTTCTTGGATTTCACCAATCAAATCGGCCTCATACCACTCGCGGATCAAACGTATGCCTTCAGAGGCATGCCCTTGATTTCCCATCTGCGTGATGACGCCCGTTTCTTCAGCCAAGGCCATCATTTGTCGAACCTCACTGATACTGTGTGCCAAGGGCTTCTGCACGTGCACGTGCTTGCCCATGCTCATCGCCATCATCGTGGCATGGAAATGCGTATGATCCGGAGTCGAGATGACCACCGCATCAATTTCATCCCGCATTTCCGTCAACATGACTCGGTAATCTCTGTAGGTCTTCGCGTCCGCATGCATCTTGCTTGCGACTGCCAGTGGCTTCGAGTCGATATCACATAGAGCAACAATCTTCGCTCCATGGATACTTTTAAGGTCACTTTTGCCACGTCCACCGACCCCGATGCAGGCAATACGTGGCTCTGCGACAGTTGATGTGTTCGAACCCGCGAAGAGGGTATATCCGGCACAGGCGCCTAGGCTAGTTGCGATGAATTTTCTACGATTTATTTGCATGATACGAATGATTTTAATATTCAGGATTAGAGCAGAGTCTTAAAAACCCGATACCTATTGAATGAGTGGCCAGTCGGGATGAATCGGACGCTCGAAGTTGCCACCGTCCCACTCAGGCACCGGTGGCACTTGCTGGATTAACTTTGAAAGTTTCTGGTGCGCGGTCATTGCCCGCTCTCCGTTAATCGAACCCGCGAGATTGTTCGCTTCATCTAAATCGTTCGCGATGTCATAGAAGCGGCCGTCGGCATAGAGCTTGAATCGCTCCGTTCGCACAAACGCGTCCGCGTGCTTGCTCCCGAACTTCATATAGGGCTGATAGTGCATCAGCACATGCGTGCGCGGGCTCGTCTCAAGGCCTAAGATTTGCGGCAAAAAGCTTTGGCCATCTTTGGGATCGGTTTCGTCGAGCTGTATTCCAGCGACCGCAGCCAAGGTGGGATAGACATCGGTAAAGTCCACCAAATCCTCACAAACCGCTCCCACCGCACTCTGGCCTTTCCAGTAAGCAATCAGCGGCACATGGGTGCCCATATCTTTGGTGTCGCCCTTGCCTCCCCGAATGATACGTCCGTTCCAGTTAGACTGGATTGGCGTATGCGTCCCGTTGTCAGACGTAAACACGATCAACGTATTCTCCAACTGTCCAACAGCCTCCAGTTTTTGAACAATCTTGCCCACGATTTGGTCCAGATAATTCACCATCGCGACGAAGTTCGCCTTCTTCTCCGCCCTATTTTTGGTTTTGTTGTTGGCCTCTTGCCCACGAGATCGCTGACCGATGGTATCCGGCGTCGGAACAAATGGATCGTGAACCAGCACTGTAGGATAATAAACAAAGAACGGTTCATCCTGATGGCGCTCGATAAAATCACAGACGAAATCGCTCATAATATCAGGGCCGTATAGATTTTGATTCGCCTCAGCCGAGATGAACTCGCCGTTAATCTCTAGCGGTGGACTCCAATAACGTTCACCGTTTTCCTTCGCGGACTTCTCCTGCGTGACCTGCCACAAGGCATACTCATCAAAGCCCGCTTTATTCACACGTGTGTTGTCGGCGTGATCGGCAAAGACCTCTGGATCATACAGCCCGTTGAGCTGCCATTTTCCAGCAATCGCGGTTTTATAGCCCGCCTCCTGCATCAAATTCCCAAACGTCTTCTCGTCCGGACTGAGATAGCCGAAGTGCGTATAATTCCGAAAGTTGTATTTGCCCGTCATGATCATCACCCGCGACGGCGTGCAAATGGGCGTCGAATAACAATGCTCAAATTTTACGCCCTGTTCCGCCAAACGGTCAATGTTCGGCGTCTGGTAATCCTCCGCCCCATACGGACCAAAGCACTCCCAGCTCGCATCGTCCGTCATAATCAGCACGATGTTCGGTTTGTTGGCCGCCGACAAAAGGGGAACCAGTAAAAGGCTTAACAGTAGGGTTTTGATTCTCATTTTAATTCGTCCTTTGATTAGTTTTTGTTCTTACGCTTCTTGTTCTTGCTCCCCTTTGCGGCAATAAAGTCTTGGTAGCCCGCTTCATCACGCTTAGCCAGCAGACGCGCTTCCATCTGCTTTACTACGGACGCATACTCCGGATTATTGGCCAAATTAGTGAACTCCCCCGGATCTTTATTTAAGTCATATAATTCCATGCCCGACTTACCGAATCCCCATTGAGTAAAGCGCCAATTCTCTGTTCGGAGCGACTCTCCTCCCACACGACTGATGGTAAAGACCGCATCTTTGGTCCAATCAGCTGAGTTCGTATCTTCAAGCAGTGGACGCAAACTCGTTCCCTGCAGTGAGTCTGGAGCGGGGATCCCAGCCAAGTCAGTCAGCGTGGGATACAAATCTATCAGCTCGGTCAGCTGCGTCGTGCCTTTGCCATGCTCGGACGCCATCCACGGCACACTGATAATGAAGGGCACACGCGTCGCTTCTTCAAACAAGTGCTGCTTCTGATATTTATCATGGTGCCCCAGCAAGTAGCCGTGGTCACTGGAGAAGACCACAATGGTATTCTCCTTCAAACCATTTGCTTCAAGCGCATCCAAAACACGCCCCACTTGAGCATCCATATACGATACGCTGGCATAGTAAGCTGCCAAAAGGCCTTTGTGAGATTCAGGCGTCACGCCATATTCCTTGTTGCTCTTATAATCGCGTATGATTTGAGGGACATCCTCCAGGTCATGTTCAGGAAAGAATGGAATCTCCATATCCTCTTGATCATACAGATCAAAATACTTGTCCGGTGCCACCAAGGGCACGTGCGGACGCACAAAGCCAACGGCAAGAAAGAACGGTTCGTCCCCCACTTCATCTAGAATCTCAATGGCCTTGCTGGCAGCCATCCCATCCGCGTGCTCCAAGTCACCGGCGGTTGAAACGACACCCACAAATGCCTGCGAGGTCTGATTGTCAGGGGACCAATTGGTCTTCTTGCCAGGTGTATTCTGTTCGGGGGCTGACATATTAAACGCCTCATCCCAAGAATCTGGGTCATCACTATGCGCAGTGCCGTTGATAATTTCGTCCGGGATGTTCATGTGGTAAATCTTACTGACTCGCCCAGCGTAATATCCCTGATTTTTAAAGGCCTGCGACATAGTCACTACATCCGGAATTTCCCTGCGTAGTCTGCCTCCGTTACCGAGCATCCCATTCGTGTAGGGATAGAGTCCCGTCATGATCGACGCCCGCGATGCGCCACAAACGGGATACTGGCAATGCATACTCTCGAACTTGACCCCCTCCTGAGCCAAGCGATCCAAATTCGGGGTTTTGCACTGCTCGTGTCCAAATCCACTCAAGGCGGTATTGAGATCATCAGACATCAGAAATAACACATTCGGTTGCTGAGGCCGCTCAGCAGCAACTACGTGGATGCTGAGGATGAAAGCTATAATGTGGAGTATTTTCATAAGAAAATCTTTTCGTAAAAGGGGTGTTAATTTTTTGATTGGAGAGTGCCGAATGCTTAGAAGGAGAACCCTACAAATCATCTTCTAGGTCAGGTCGTTCGTATTCTTTCGATCGGTTTCTCAACTTTTCGCCTGCGTTTAATCGCTCGTAAAAGTCGCGCTCGTCTTCTTTGCCATAGGGATTCTCTGAGCTATCATACCAATCGCCCTCACCAGTCATGCGCAGATCGCCTTGCTGCGTGAGTTGCTCAAAGAGCTCCTGCTTCAACTCGGCCATCTGCTGGGCATATTCCGGATTCCCTGAGAGGTCTGTGATGCATTTCGGATCTTCTTCGACATCATAGAGCTCTTCGGCTCCACGCTTTGCGAGTGACAGCTTCCAATACTCCGAGTCCTCACCAGCCTCTACCACGGCCGCCAAGGTCGGGCTTGGATCTGTATCCTTAAATCCGGTTAATGGATTCGCGCTCGGCCAGCGGGTAGGCTCAAAATTGTGGATGTAGAAATACTGCCCTTTTCGGATGACGCGCACCGGATAGCCTAAATCATTCGGGCGGCCGGGGTCATTGCGTTCACGTCCCATCAGCACGGTATCACGCTGTGGAATGTGCGCCATGTCGCGACCGCCCTTGAAGATCTCCATTAGACTGCGACCTGGCGACGGTTGCATACCGCTTTGCTCTTGGCTGATGCCAGCCATTTCCAGAAAGGTCGGCGCTAGATCGATGAAACTAATGAACTGATCAAAGCTTCGCCCCGGCTCCTTGATTCCATCTTTCCACATCGCCATAAAAGGCATGTGCGCGGCCTCGTGATACGGATGTCCCTTCACGCGCGGGAACGGCATGCCATTATCCGAAGTCACAATCACAAGCGTATTGTCGAGCAAACCATGCTGCTTGAGCACATCGATACATCCGCCGACATGTTTGTCGAAATTTTCGACCTCTAAGGCATAATCGAGCATATCGTGGCGCACCGCTTCGGTATCCGGCCAATACTGGGGCACCTCTGGAATTGAATCTAAAGTTTTGCCGTTTTTGACACCCGATTTAAATTCATAAGATCGGTGTGGTTCATTACAGCCCAGCCAGAATGCAAAGGGCTTCGAAGCATCAGTATCGATTAAAAACTGCTCGAAATTTTTGGCATAATCATTTTTTGAAATCCTCTTAGACAAAGACTTTTTCACTCGGTGTTTGCCGTGATTTTCACCCAATACGTCTCGCCCCTCAGCCACGCCTGGGCGCCAGCCCTTTCCAGTGAATCCGGTATTATACCCATTTTCCTTTAAAGTCTCAGCGTAACTTTTGAACTTTGGATCTAAAACCGCATTGTGGTTGATCGCCGCTCCTAATTGCCAAGGATTACGCCCCGTAATGATCACGGATCGCGATGGACCACATTTCGGGTTCGGCGTGTAGGCTGAAGTGAAGTTGATCCCCTGCTCCGCAATTCGGTCAATATTGGGAGTATTCACCCAAGTGCAGCCATTCGCGCCGAAATGCTCGAACGACGCATCATCCGCAATGATGAATAAAATATTTGGGCGTTCGGCGGCGTAGCTCGAAGAGACGATCGCAAGGAATAGAAAGATCCATTTCATACAGTTTGATTTCATCTTAATTATTTTGTGATCGGAGTCCGTCAGGTTCGCTGCACCCTTAATGACTTACTAGTCCTTCTTGGATTTCTTCGTCTTCTTGGTCTTCCTCTTAATTGGCCTGCTCTCTTCGAGCTGCTTTTGATCTAGCGGCAGCTCACGATCAAACAGGCTCACGTATCGCTGGTAGCCGTTATAATCGACCGCTTCCTGTTGCAAATGTTGGTAGCCTTGATCGTATTTTTGACGCATCTCTTCCATGATCGGTGCATACTCCGGATTGTTGGCGAGGTTCACCAATTCCAAGGGATCTTTCTCTAAGTCATACAGCTCCTCGGTGGGGTCCATGTTGTCATCCCCATACCACCAAAAGGTATATTTGTAGCGACCGTCCACGGTGCTCATCGCTTTGGTCGCATCGGGCCCGAAGGTGTTCATCAGCGTTAACTGCTCATGGCCGCCTTCCAAGGGGTCCTTTAAAATCGGCAACAGACTGATACCATCCATATTTTTAGGAATCGGCACACCTGCGAGCTCCAACATCGTCGGCGCGAAATCGATATTCCCC of Lentimonas sp. CC4 contains these proteins:
- a CDS encoding DUF1080 domain-containing protein; its protein translation is MNLKKTLLTAGCILLALGATHAEELITGDVLSNFRPTKQWHLVDEIAMSAAEPSQFVSHADPSGHILLNANKKTGKLPCLFTRDSYGDLELNLEFMIPKGANAGVYLMGCYEIQIFDSYGVEHLEFSDMGGVYQRYHKEPGHDPKGYEGVPPLINATKAPGEWQRLDIKFRAPRFDADGLKTEHARFISVHLNGQLVQQDVEVTGPTRAHPLKKESATGPIAIQGNHGPIAMRSFIVKLVSN
- a CDS encoding sulfatase-like hydrolase/transferase, which produces MRIKTLLLSLLLVPLLSAANKPNIVLIMTDDASWECFGPYGAEDYQTPNIDRLAEQGVKFEHCYSTPICTPSRVMIMTGKYNFRNYTHFGYLSPDEKTFGNLMQEAGYKTAIAGKWQLNGLYDPEVFADHADNTRVNKAGFDEYALWQVTQEKSAKENGERYWSPPLEINGEFISAEANQNLYGPDIMSDFVCDFIERHQDEPFFVYYPTVLVHDPFVPTPDTIGQRSRGQEANNKTKNRAEKKANFVAMVNYLDQIVGKIVQKLEAVGQLENTLIVFTSDNGTHTPIQSNWNGRIIRGGKGDTKDMGTHVPLIAYWKGQSAVGAVCEDLVDFTDVYPTLAAVAGIQLDETDPKDGQSFLPQILGLETSPRTHVLMHYQPYMKFGSKHADAFVRTERFKLYADGRFYDIANDLDEANNLAGSINGERAMTAHQKLSKLIQQVPPVPEWDGGNFERPIHPDWPLIQ
- a CDS encoding Gfo/Idh/MocA family oxidoreductase, giving the protein MQINRRKFIATSLGACAGYTLFAGSNTSTVAEPRIACIGVGGRGKSDLKSIHGAKIVALCDIDSKPLAVASKMHADAKTYRDYRVMLTEMRDEIDAVVISTPDHTHFHATMMAMSMGKHVHVQKPLAHSISEVRQMMALAEETGVITQMGNQGHASEGIRLIREWYEADLIGEIQEVVAWTNRPNSGVGFRGERMEYPPADPVPANVDWDLWVGPVVDAPPYATGAYHPLYWRGWWKFGMGALGDIGCHTIDSPFWALDLEIPTRVDIEVDHVNEIYTPAGSVVKYTAYSKAAKKDVPLTWYEGPKMPPKPEMLGDTELSSAGGLMMIGSKGIIFHSGMRPNSPRLYPESLWQDFRKTPSIRPAKVYPRIKGSQMDEWIRAIKGEGPKPGSSFDYAGPLTETIALGTLAIRTGKTIEYDAKTMTITNNDEANALLQTEARAGFRVEDLSV
- a CDS encoding sulfatase, which codes for MKWIFLFLAIVSSSYAAERPNILFIIADDASFEHFGANGCTWVNTPNIDRIAEQGINFTSAYTPNPKCGPSRSVIITGRNPWQLGAAINHNAVLDPKFKSYAETLKENGYNTGFTGKGWRPGVAEGRDVLGENHGKHRVKKSLSKRISKNDYAKNFEQFLIDTDASKPFAFWLGCNEPHRSYEFKSGVKNGKTLDSIPEVPQYWPDTEAVRHDMLDYALEVENFDKHVGGCIDVLKQHGLLDNTLVIVTSDNGMPFPRVKGHPYHEAAHMPFMAMWKDGIKEPGRSFDQFISFIDLAPTFLEMAGISQEQSGMQPSPGRSLMEIFKGGRDMAHIPQRDTVLMGRERNDPGRPNDLGYPVRVIRKGQYFYIHNFEPTRWPSANPLTGFKDTDPSPTLAAVVEAGEDSEYWKLSLAKRGAEELYDVEEDPKCITDLSGNPEYAQQMAELKQELFEQLTQQGDLRMTGEGDWYDSSENPYGKEDERDFYERLNAGEKLRNRSKEYERPDLEDDL
- a CDS encoding sulfatase, with protein sequence MKILHIIAFILSIHVVAAERPQQPNVLFLMSDDLNTALSGFGHEQCKTPNLDRLAQEGVKFESMHCQYPVCGASRASIMTGLYPYTNGMLGNGGRLRREIPDVVTMSQAFKNQGYYAGRVSKIYHMNIPDEIINGTAHSDDPDSWDEAFNMSAPEQNTPGKKTNWSPDNQTSQAFVGVVSTAGDLEHADGMAASKAIEILDEVGDEPFFLAVGFVRPHVPLVAPDKYFDLYDQEDMEIPFFPEHDLEDVPQIIRDYKSNKEYGVTPESHKGLLAAYYASVSYMDAQVGRVLDALEANGLKENTIVVFSSDHGYLLGHHDKYQKQHLFEEATRVPFIISVPWMASEHGKGTTQLTELIDLYPTLTDLAGIPAPDSLQGTSLRPLLEDTNSADWTKDAVFTISRVGGESLRTENWRFTQWGFGKSGMELYDLNKDPGEFTNLANNPEYASVVKQMEARLLAKRDEAGYQDFIAAKGSKNKKRKNKN